A region of Allocoleopsis franciscana PCC 7113 DNA encodes the following proteins:
- the rpsR gene encoding 30S ribosomal protein S18: protein MAYFRKRLSPIKPDDPIDYKDVELLRKFVTERGKILPRRITGLTAQQQRDLTQAIKRARLLALLPFINKEG from the coding sequence ATGGCCTATTTTCGTAAACGTCTTTCTCCCATCAAACCGGACGACCCGATCGACTATAAAGATGTCGAGCTGCTGCGTAAGTTTGTGACAGAACGCGGTAAGATTCTGCCACGCCGGATCACAGGCCTGACCGCTCAACAACAACGAGACTTGACCCAAGCGATCAAACGAGCACGCCTTTTGGCTTTGCTACCTTTCATTAACAAAGAAGGGTAA
- a CDS encoding ribonuclease catalytic domain-containing protein, giving the protein MEKGTLIEFRLGGDRRLATADRPEGKKHWIVVDERGQSHTLHPRQITYEVTGCTLKPSEIPSFVKEVEPYLDPTSLEVAWELLVEDGEAVTSAQMAQLLFSDQSPPLCYAAHCLLSEDKLYFKQKADGYEPRPAAVVADIKHQRSAQESKQREQQDFLTRVHQQLTGIAQEWQDSDRTRFESLERFVLHPENTARPAQDLLSVLGRPQTPQGALDLLVELGWWSPHENLPLRRSQIPIHFRREVIEVAQQSLVSPPPDPDSDRLDLTGLKVYTIDDESTQEIDDGLSIEVLEDGRQRLWIHIADPTRLVMQGDELDLEARRRSTTLYLPTGMVPMFPPELATGPMSLVQGRVCPALSFGVVLDETGSVQDYQIRASFVKPTYRLTYEDVDEMLELGVRAEPEIAEIATWAYKRQEWRRSQGAISIHMPESVIKVKGEDDISIEVLEDSRSRLLVAEMMILAGEVAGRYGQTHQIPLPFRGQPQPELPSEEELMQLPAGPVRFCAMRRCMPKSEMSITPLRHAGLGLEIYTQVTSPIRRYTDLMSHFQIKAHLRGDPLPFSAQQLQETMLSVTTAAKEATWVERQTNRYWGLEYLRRNADRVWQALVLNLREPDNNEGFILLEDLGLELKMRFRRAVALGDRLDVQVSHADPRQDVIHFKELIVQEAQPAAT; this is encoded by the coding sequence GTGGAAAAGGGAACATTAATTGAATTTCGTCTCGGCGGGGATCGCCGCCTCGCTACGGCAGACCGTCCAGAGGGCAAAAAGCATTGGATTGTCGTAGACGAACGCGGTCAATCTCATACGCTTCATCCCCGGCAAATCACTTACGAAGTGACGGGATGTACCTTGAAACCATCAGAAATTCCGAGCTTTGTCAAAGAGGTAGAGCCATATCTAGACCCAACGAGTTTGGAAGTGGCTTGGGAATTGTTGGTTGAAGATGGAGAAGCGGTGACCAGCGCCCAAATGGCGCAACTGTTATTTTCTGACCAGAGTCCGCCTTTGTGCTATGCGGCTCACTGCTTATTGTCTGAAGACAAGCTCTACTTCAAACAAAAAGCAGACGGCTATGAACCCCGTCCTGCTGCTGTAGTTGCTGATATCAAACATCAACGGTCAGCGCAAGAATCAAAGCAGCGGGAGCAACAAGACTTTTTGACACGCGTACATCAGCAATTAACTGGGATCGCGCAAGAGTGGCAGGATAGCGATCGCACTCGGTTTGAGAGCTTAGAACGGTTCGTCCTCCATCCAGAAAACACCGCTCGTCCTGCTCAAGATCTCTTATCCGTCCTAGGACGCCCTCAAACTCCTCAAGGTGCTTTGGATTTACTGGTGGAATTGGGGTGGTGGAGTCCTCACGAAAATTTGCCTTTGCGGCGTAGTCAAATTCCTATTCATTTTCGTCGAGAGGTGATTGAAGTGGCGCAGCAATCCCTGGTTTCTCCACCGCCTGATCCGGATTCAGACCGTTTGGATTTGACGGGATTAAAAGTTTACACCATTGACGACGAAAGTACCCAAGAAATTGATGATGGCTTGAGCATAGAAGTTCTTGAGGATGGGCGTCAACGCCTCTGGATTCATATTGCCGACCCCACTCGCTTGGTGATGCAAGGCGATGAACTTGACCTAGAAGCACGGCGGCGCAGTACGACCCTGTATTTGCCCACAGGTATGGTTCCGATGTTCCCGCCGGAACTGGCAACCGGACCGATGAGTTTGGTTCAAGGGAGAGTTTGTCCCGCGCTCAGTTTTGGTGTGGTTTTGGATGAAACAGGCAGTGTCCAAGACTATCAAATCCGAGCCAGCTTCGTGAAACCCACTTATCGCCTCACCTACGAAGACGTGGATGAGATGTTGGAACTCGGAGTACGGGCAGAACCAGAAATCGCTGAAATTGCCACTTGGGCTTACAAGCGGCAGGAGTGGCGCAGGAGTCAGGGTGCAATCAGCATCCACATGCCAGAGTCAGTGATTAAGGTTAAAGGCGAAGATGACATTTCGATTGAGGTTTTAGAGGATTCGCGATCGCGGCTGCTGGTAGCGGAAATGATGATTCTCGCCGGGGAAGTCGCAGGACGCTATGGTCAAACGCATCAGATTCCCCTGCCTTTTCGGGGACAGCCACAGCCGGAACTCCCTTCCGAAGAAGAACTGATGCAACTCCCCGCAGGCCCAGTCCGCTTCTGTGCCATGCGTCGGTGTATGCCCAAAAGTGAAATGAGCATTACACCCTTGCGGCACGCGGGTTTAGGTTTGGAAATTTATACCCAAGTCACCTCTCCCATTCGTCGCTACACCGACTTGATGTCTCATTTCCAGATCAAAGCCCATCTACGGGGTGATCCATTGCCTTTTAGTGCCCAACAATTGCAAGAAACGATGCTGAGTGTCACGACAGCCGCCAAGGAAGCCACTTGGGTGGAACGTCAGACCAATCGTTATTGGGGATTGGAATATTTGCGGCGTAACGCGGATCGGGTGTGGCAGGCATTAGTCTTGAACTTGCGAGAACCAGATAATAATGAGGGATTCATTCTCTTAGAGGATTTAGGTCTAGAATTGAAAATGCGTTTTAGGCGAGCCGTTGCACTAGGCGATCGCTTGGATGTGCAAGTCAGCCACGCCGATCCTCGTCAAGATGTGATTCACTTCAAAGAACTCATTGTTCAAGAGGCTCAACCGGCTGCCACCTAG
- a CDS encoding prolyl oligopeptidase family serine peptidase: MQSSSQVFVYPPTRKSDQVDNYHGTQVADPYRWLEDLNSEETNAWVEAQNQLTLSYLSEIPAREPLKERLTKLWNYEKYGIPFKQGNRYFYFKNDGLQNQSVLYTLTALDAEPTVLFDPNLLSEDGTIALSGLAISEDGQLMAYGLSTSGSDWNEWKVRNVETGEDFPDHLKWVKFSGASWTHDGQGFFYSRYDEPNEATKLEDLNYYQKLYYHQLGTPQSEDILIYHRPDQKEWMFGAGVTEDGRYLIISVDRGTDPKNLVYYKDLQTPDSPVVELISEFKANYSFIDNDGSIFWFRTDLDAPRGRVIAIDINKPTPPNPPLLRGEKGMREGWQEVIPQADETLESVGLLNNQFVADYLKDARSSIKIFDLQGSFVREVELPGIGSAGGFGGKRYDTETFYSFTSFTIPTTIYRYDMVSGQSTLFRQPKVDFNPDEYEIKQVFYTSKDGTSVPMFITHKKGLQLDGNNPTLLYGYGGFNVSLTPSFSVSRLVWMEMGGVYALPNLRGGGEYGEEWHQAGTKLNKQNVFDDFIAAAEWLINHKYTQPEKLAISGGSNGGLLVGACMTQRPELFGAALPAVGVMDMLRFHQFTIGWAWCSDYGSPENLEEFKALSAYSPLHNLKTGTAYPATLISTADHDDRVFPAHSFKFAAALQAAHGGEKPVLIRIETKAGHGAGKPTSKIIEELADEWAFLVRSLDIDAELINSDIISG, from the coding sequence ATGCAATCTTCCAGTCAAGTCTTTGTCTACCCCCCGACTCGCAAATCTGACCAAGTTGATAACTATCACGGCACACAAGTAGCCGACCCTTATCGCTGGCTGGAAGACCTAAACTCAGAGGAAACAAACGCTTGGGTGGAAGCACAGAATCAACTGACATTGAGTTATCTCAGTGAGATTCCGGCGCGAGAACCCCTTAAAGAGCGACTCACTAAGCTGTGGAATTACGAAAAATATGGGATTCCCTTTAAGCAAGGAAACCGTTATTTCTATTTCAAAAATGATGGTCTTCAGAATCAAAGCGTCCTCTACACATTAACCGCTCTTGATGCTGAGCCAACCGTATTATTTGACCCAAATCTTCTTTCAGAAGATGGCACAATAGCTTTATCTGGTTTAGCTATTAGTGAAGATGGTCAGTTGATGGCTTATGGTTTATCAACCTCTGGTTCTGACTGGAACGAGTGGAAAGTTCGCAATGTCGAAACAGGTGAAGATTTTCCCGATCATCTTAAATGGGTAAAGTTTTCTGGAGCCTCTTGGACTCATGATGGTCAAGGCTTTTTTTATAGCCGTTATGATGAGCCAAATGAGGCGACCAAACTAGAAGACTTGAATTATTATCAAAAACTCTATTATCACCAACTGGGTACGCCACAGTCAGAAGATATTTTAATTTATCATCGCCCAGACCAAAAAGAATGGATGTTTGGCGCTGGTGTTACAGAAGATGGTCGCTACTTAATTATCTCTGTTGATCGCGGCACTGACCCCAAAAACCTTGTTTATTATAAAGATTTACAAACACCCGATTCTCCCGTGGTGGAACTGATTAGCGAATTTAAAGCGAATTACAGTTTTATTGACAATGATGGTTCAATCTTTTGGTTTCGCACCGATTTAGATGCTCCTCGCGGTCGTGTCATAGCAATTGATATTAACAAGCCTACCCCCCCTAACCCCCCCTTGTTAAGGGGGGAGAAAGGAATGAGAGAGGGATGGCAAGAGGTGATTCCACAAGCCGATGAAACCTTGGAAAGTGTCGGTTTACTCAATAATCAATTTGTTGCTGATTACCTCAAAGATGCTCGTTCATCCATCAAGATTTTTGACTTACAGGGTTCTTTTGTTCGGGAGGTAGAGTTACCAGGAATTGGTTCTGCTGGCGGTTTTGGTGGCAAGCGCTATGATACAGAAACTTTTTATTCTTTTACCAGCTTTACCATCCCAACAACCATCTATCGCTACGATATGGTGAGTGGTCAAAGTACGCTTTTCCGACAGCCAAAGGTTGACTTTAATCCCGATGAATACGAGATAAAGCAAGTTTTTTATACGAGTAAAGATGGTACTTCAGTTCCAATGTTTATCACCCATAAGAAGGGGTTGCAGTTGGATGGAAATAACCCAACTCTTCTCTATGGTTATGGCGGCTTTAATGTTTCTCTAACTCCCAGTTTCTCGGTTAGTCGATTAGTGTGGATGGAAATGGGAGGCGTCTATGCATTACCGAATCTGCGTGGCGGTGGTGAGTATGGTGAGGAATGGCATCAGGCGGGAACAAAACTGAATAAGCAGAATGTATTTGATGATTTCATTGCCGCTGCCGAATGGCTAATTAATCATAAGTACACTCAACCTGAGAAATTAGCGATTTCAGGAGGTAGTAATGGCGGCTTATTAGTGGGTGCCTGTATGACGCAGCGCCCGGAGTTATTTGGTGCCGCACTGCCAGCCGTAGGGGTAATGGATATGCTGCGTTTCCATCAGTTTACGATTGGTTGGGCATGGTGTTCCGATTATGGTTCCCCGGAGAATTTAGAAGAGTTTAAGGCTTTATCTGCCTACTCACCATTGCATAACCTCAAAACCGGAACGGCTTATCCGGCAACATTGATTTCAACGGCTGATCATGATGATCGGGTATTTCCGGCTCATAGTTTTAAGTTTGCAGCCGCTTTGCAAGCTGCTCATGGGGGAGAAAAACCTGTGTTAATTAGAATTGAAACAAAGGCAGGACATGGTGCAGGAAAGCCAACGTCTAAGATTATTGAAGAATTGGCGGATGAGTGGGCGTTCTTGGTGCGATCGCTCGATATTGATGCAGAGCTAATTAACAGTGATATTATATCCGGTTAA
- the rpmG gene encoding 50S ribosomal protein L33: MAAKKGVRIIITLECTECRSNPEKRSPGVSRYTTMKNRRNTTARLELKKFCTHCNKHTVHKEIK; encoded by the coding sequence ATGGCAGCCAAGAAAGGTGTTCGGATTATTATCACCTTGGAGTGTACGGAGTGTCGCAGCAACCCTGAGAAGCGATCGCCCGGTGTGTCTCGCTACACAACGATGAAGAACCGTCGAAACACGACAGCACGTCTAGAACTGAAAAAGTTCTGTACCCACTGCAACAAACACACGGTTCACAAGGAAATCAAGTAG
- a CDS encoding RDD family protein: MSLEPVHTRFPKVPIERRAAAFFIDFVGVWLVSSLLGFNVFVQIVVFMLSWTALRVVLVSSNQGQSLGRWALDMKVLDAKYSKIPGLLTLAKREGILGFCALLAMLGLNIGLANGISMLLLIFPLAADCCSALADEEAQQAFHDRMAKTIVIQTRRGFSLDLRLKKIFAQVRRRVQK, encoded by the coding sequence ATGAGTCTTGAACCCGTTCACACCCGCTTTCCCAAGGTGCCGATTGAGCGACGGGCTGCTGCCTTTTTTATCGATTTTGTCGGGGTTTGGCTAGTCAGCTCACTCCTGGGATTCAATGTGTTCGTTCAGATCGTCGTTTTTATGTTATCATGGACGGCTCTACGGGTGGTATTGGTATCCAGTAATCAGGGTCAGAGTCTAGGGCGTTGGGCTTTAGACATGAAGGTTTTGGATGCTAAATACAGCAAGATTCCTGGGCTATTGACCTTAGCTAAACGAGAAGGCATTCTTGGGTTCTGTGCCCTCTTAGCCATGCTGGGTCTTAATATTGGTCTAGCGAACGGCATCTCCATGTTGCTGTTGATATTTCCCTTAGCGGCAGATTGCTGTAGCGCCTTGGCTGATGAGGAAGCGCAGCAAGCTTTCCATGATCGCATGGCGAAAACCATTGTGATACAAACTCGTCGAGGATTTTCCCTCGACCTCCGTCTCAAAAAAATATTTGCTCAAGTGAGACGGCGCGTGCAAAAATAG